A stretch of the Mycobacterium sp. ITM-2016-00317 genome encodes the following:
- a CDS encoding response regulator transcription factor: MTTVVLADDEVLLRKALASLLPLEGDITVLAEAVDGADAVRATLSHQPDVLVIDLEMPGVDGLAAVAEIRRVLPDQRILMLTRHARPGVLRSALKLGIQGFASKSAEPAHLAEIIAALHEGRRWIDQDVSAAAIVDDCPLTDREVDVLRVTGQGYSVAEIAAQLHLAQGTVRNYLSSAMQKTQTRTRHEAARYAREHDWL, encoded by the coding sequence GTGACCACCGTGGTGCTGGCCGATGACGAGGTCCTGCTGCGCAAGGCGCTCGCATCGCTGCTGCCGCTGGAAGGCGACATCACGGTCCTCGCGGAGGCCGTCGACGGGGCCGATGCGGTCCGAGCCACGCTGTCCCACCAACCGGACGTGCTGGTGATCGACCTGGAGATGCCCGGGGTCGACGGTCTGGCGGCGGTCGCCGAGATCCGCCGGGTGTTGCCCGATCAGCGGATCCTGATGCTCACCCGGCACGCCCGCCCGGGGGTGCTGCGCAGCGCCTTGAAACTCGGGATCCAGGGTTTCGCCAGCAAATCCGCCGAACCGGCGCATCTTGCGGAGATCATCGCCGCGCTGCACGAGGGCCGGCGATGGATCGATCAGGACGTCTCGGCCGCCGCGATCGTCGACGACTGCCCGCTGACCGACCGTGAGGTCGACGTGCTGCGCGTGACCGGCCAGGGTTACTCGGTGGCCGAGATCGCCGCACAGCTGCACCTGGCGCAGGGCACGGTGCGCAACTATCTGTCCAGCGCCATGCAGAAGACCCAGACCCGCACCCGCCACGAAGCGGCCCGGTACGCACGCGAACACGACTGGCTCTGA